The nucleotide window GTAAACTtatccttttatatatatttttttttttattctctgtcgccaattaaaagactcaaaatttaccaagtagctgagtttgttgtagttgaaagtgtttttatttatttattcttgtaTTCAGCCAGCAAgtaaaacactcggaatttatcaaGTAGCTCGGTTaattgtagtcaaaagtgtttttattaaatttttgatgctcaGTCAGCAAGTAAGACACATggaatttaagtattttttgctttgtaagaTAGATGAGGATGCAAAGATATATTACGAGTAAACCTTTCTTGACataattttgttcattctttACAGGCATGGAATACTCAATGGCTActgaaaatatcaaagaaaatatGACAGAGTCTTACCCGGGGATTTTGAATAATACCTTAATAGGCGTTCTTCAAGGTTTAAACACATCTGAAAGTAACGTTCGCATTGCACGCGCAGCTAAATCACCTCTAGAGGATGAGAGCCACCCTTTCCATGTATTTGACGACGAATGCAGACGTACTGACGTAATGGGTAGTCTTGTGCAGGACGCTAGTCCTTTCTTATTTCCTTGCACTATTGAATATTCCCTAATCTGTGCTGCTATATCTTATTTGCTTTGGAAAAATACCGGATTATCTGCTATTGATAATGATTCGAATCTACAGAGACGGTCAAGACATCACTATTCAGTAGATTGCtctaaagctaataagggtttATTCTTAGGAATTTTCGTCTTTGTCGGAACAATAATTAGCTTAATCCTCTTCTTTACGCTAATTAATCGACCAGAATATGTAAGAATGGCTATCCTTCAAGTGACTTTCTCAAGACTTGCGATTTATTTTGTGACAATTATTGCGACCATAGCTGGTATGATATCAATACGAAAACTTCGCTTTGATACAACAAAAGAGATGGAGCTGGACGATATACTGCTTGTTATGGGGCAAGTGGGTGTATTCTCttataatgtttttataatCAATGCAGCATATAACCATAAAGACGCTGGTTTTGATACCTATCTTGGGATGGCCGCTGCCCTGTGCTCAATTATTCAAGCTGTAGCCCAAAGTTTGTTTATATTAGATGCATCTCGACGGTATACCACGACAAAGAAGGAGCAGAAAGAGAAACCTGGACGTGAAATCGTAACTTTTCTTCTGGTATGCAATTTTGCTATGTGGTCTATAAACACTATGGAGAAATCAAAAACTGAAACGCATCCATTACAGCTTGAATTCTACGGTTCATGGCCGTGGATTGTTATTACGAATATTTCAATGCCGTTAGCTATTTTTTATCGTTTTCATTCCACTGTCTGTTTATGTGAAATTTGGAAAAGGAGCTATAAAGTTAAGCCCGATTATTAGCCAAAGAAATCAAAATTGGAAGCTAAAACGCACGTAATACATCTAGGATTTTATCATTAGTGTCCGTGAATCGCTAGTGCTagcattaaaaaatttatattgtttattgttttcattttatgtaTGTTTATGTGAAATTTGAAAAGGGAGCTGTAAAgttaacagatataaaattttgatatccgAAGATATCAAAATTGGAAGCGAAAACGCACCTTATACAGCTAGGATACTATGATGAGTGTCCCTGGATCGCTATTATTAACATTCAATAGTTTGTgctgttttattgttttcattttatgtaAAATTTCAAGAGGGTGCTGTAAAGTTAAGTGCAATTGATAATAATGAGAAAGTAAAACGCACCCTATATAACGGGAATTCAGGGATCATAACCCTGGATTGCTATTTCTTATTCTTAATTACCTTATGcactattttaaagttttaattttgtattgatTATGTGAAATTTAGAAAGGGGGCTATAAAGTTAAGCCCATTAACTAACCGAAGAAATCAAAATCGGAAATTAAAACGCACCCTATAGAATGAAAATTTAAGGTTCATGACCCGGAttgtttttactaatattcAAACACcttatgcaaaatttttaaacttttccttGTACATTGCTTGTCTAAAATTTGGAAAGGTAGCTATAAATTCAAGCCCAATAACTAAATGAAGAGATCGAAGTCGGAAACTAAAACGCACCTTATAGAACTGAAATTTAGGGTTAATGACCCCGGATCACTATACTAATCTTTAAATACCATATTCTGTATTTTTACATTTCCATTTTATGTTGCTTATGTGGAATTTGGAAATGGAGCTTTAAAATTAATGAGACAAgcttccctattttgtttcataaaactttaaaaaaccttttcaacCCCCTAATTGGGGCTGTGGATTCGATGCTGAAAGTTCCATTTACATGACACAACAACTTTTCAGGTGAGGTGCGAAAAATGCCTCTTTTCTACTTCAACCTCTTATTGTCCTAATCTGTAAACGAGATCCTGAAAGTCCAAAGTTTGTAAAATATCTTTATAACCATTACTATTGTCTTGCggtgttttttttagctttctattTTTGCTTTCATTATATTGCGTAGTTTACTTGGTCAGGTATTGAAATACATATTACGGGATTTTGAATTTGTTAAAGTGAAGGGCAAAAACTCTCTTACTTACTTTAGCCTCGAAGCGTTCTCATTTCTAAACTAGAACCTTGAAATTTGAAGCTTTTTAAGGAATCTTTATAACCATTACTTTAGTTTTACGTTATTTTTGGTTTAGAATTTTATcgtttagtttattttgttagatatatatattacttTATTAGATATAGAAATACGTATTACGACATTTTAAACTTGTTACATTTCTAGAAAGTAGATTGCTTTAAATTTTACATGTACAGATCTTTGGGAATACATTGAATATCTCTATTAGCTTAAATTTCCAGATTCAAACACTGTGTTTGTCTGTACCTTATGAATGAATAGTTTACCTTTAAACTAATATTGCACTCTTTTCTCTTTTGTatccttttttagatttttctttgtcagctttctatatttttgttttatgactTTAAAATAAGTCAGCTTGATAATCCTAGAAAAACtttttggcaatttaaaaagCCCTGTAGGGGTGCAGTGGGAGTGATATTTGCTTAGCAAGACAGCACCCAGAGAACCTAGCTGCAGCACCCCGCTGCATGCCCCAGAATTTAGTTCTAGTAATGAGAATTTGCGAAAGCCTCTCTACAACAATCACAACAAAGTGAGAAGAAGATCATAATTTAAAACTACTGAATGTTTACGCATTTTAATCACAACAAGACCATGAGGTAATTAACCAGTTTCTAACAGATAAAAATGTAGTTTGAGGTGAAATAACAGTTTGACGTACAGTCTaatcaattttaagaaaaaagtgcCATTATAAAATACATGAATTGGAAAGTAAGGCAATTTTGGTTTATATAAAATGGCACTGCCATCTAATTTTTAACTGTTCCAAATTTTTAACTGTCACCATAACCATGGGCTCAAACAGATGCAATCTCCCGTAAAACGCACATTTTTCCTTGATCTTTCAACATCCGAAAAGCATCTGATCTGTTCCTGAATTATGGCAAGTAAACACTTCCGTTGAAATATTTCAACCCAACTGTTAAAAGGCATGCAGCAAAtagcttattttaaaattagtttcagCTGTGAAATGTAAGCCAAAGCAAATcatttttatgattaaaaacagCCTGATTACCAGCCaccatttgtttttaaaacaagCACCAGAATTATAAACTTGCAAACGATTTTGCTCGATTCAACTCTTATTATCTGTATATTAACGCATGTTTGGGACCCATTTGGTGCAGCCACTTTCGTTGCTGTATCCATGAGCTGTTTAACATGAGAAAAAGGTGGATCTGTGCCAACCAAGGATAATATCCACTTAGAAAATCCAAAGAACTGACAAAAGCTGACACCACTTTATCGACAGtgggtaataaaaaaaaacataagacaGTCCCAGTGAAATGATAGCCCACCGGTGACTGGTGCAATATTCTTAACTCAGGCAAAAAATTTCCTCGCGTACAGTAGATACAGCAAAATGCAGATATGCTCATAtcaaattactttatttttttctatatatttatgaGGTAACGGCAAAAAGTAGAAACTATGAATTGAAGGGAAAAGATTttataatagatgcattttttAACACCTCacttgaaatatttcaacgAAAGGCTAGATGAAATCTAACGGAAAATGCAAAACAGTGGTTTATACACGAAAACGCGTCTTTGTAAGCCTAAGGACAGATGAACGTTTTTAGTGATAGCATTTCATGAAAATGATGGGATCTTCTGACTATTTTCTGAATCCAgggagcatttttttttctttttttctaatgaaaatatcaaatgacatttttctgtgaaaataccaaaaagacagtatttttcaatatgtAGGGGGTGGGTGCAagtgcctcccccccccctagttgGCATCTGTTCCACAGCAAAGCCAATAATTCgtgattaaatattaattaagcGCACTTAGGCCACTAACATAAGATACAGCAACAGTCTTAATGGAATTTCCGCCGAACAAATTCTGCACATTAAATTCCAAGGGGGTGCGATGGAAACGTTACCTAGTGTATATTGTAAAAGCTTctgtcagaattttaaatttcctgAAAGCAATGCCACTGCAGTAGTTTGAAAGACGTTATGTGAGATTTCTGTAGCGAATTTTGAAAGCCTTCCCCCATTTATATCCTACTCTTGCAATGATGATAATCAACCAGGATTTTGAGAAATTCagacttttaatattaaatttttttcacaagtCCATAGATCAGATGCTCACAAAGTTGTGGAAACTGCTATTAGTAATTAATAACAATAGAACGAATTGACAaccagttttcagtttttccgtTCTCCCTTCAATTTATGTTGTGTAACTAAACCCATTCCAAAATTATAAAGCCTAACTGCTTTTGCTTAGCTTCTGATGCAGATGAATCGTGGCTACAAACCATGATTCAAGCCTTTCAATTGCAGAAAAAGAGTATGCTCTgggtaaaaaatttatttaaaacaagaggCATGTCACATAACCCTATCTCTTTAGAGGGCAGGTGATGacgaaattaatttaaaagggaaatcTCTTTGGATTAAATGATATATCGCCTCTCCCTTGGCCAATGGCTGATAACTCTCTTGCAGtgctatttcaaaattacaaaataatgatTAGATGACTCTAATTAAGACACTGCGGCTGGTGAAAGCTTAGCTTTATTCCGTGTCTTTTAATGACCTTAGGAAAGAAACACAGATCCTAGTAAAGAATgattgagaatttaaatcaagGCTGGCTGGATACCTAAAATAAATTGATCAATTAACAGATGCTGCAGCAGCCTGTCTTAATAAAAAGCTTTCAAAAAGGTCATGCTGTCTGAgtgttttacattttctttggtCCAAGATGACCTACTTCTTTGGTCCATGCCAAAGCTTTGGGGAAGCTTTTCCTGTGTAAGGTCCATAAGTTTCAAAACTTTCCTGTAAAACTAATTGTTTCCATTTATACTGTTTATTTTCTAGAAAGGGATGGAGCCTTCTCTTTCGATATTGATATGTACCATTATGATATGCAGGGTTACTGCTCAAAGCAAATTCGCATTTTAACGACTTCTGGGAACTACTtaaacccaaaattttgatttcaaaataatttaagtcCCTATCATGTGAACCCCAATCCTAAAGAAACTACAGCAAATATTCCACACAGGCCTTCTCAATCTACTCTTCCACAATAGCCTTCTCATTCTGCTCTTCCACAAAAGTCTTCTCACTCTGTTCTTTTACAAAAGTCTCATTCTGCTCTTCCACAAAAGTCTTCTCACTCTGCTCTTTCACAAAAGCCATCTCATTCTGCTCTTCCACAAAAGTCTTCTCACTCTGTTCTTTCACAAAAGCCTTCACATTCCGCTTTTCCACAAAAGCGTCCTGATTCGGCTCTTCCAAACCCTATCCTCCAGCTGAGTAAGCTTAGAGACTCATTAGTTTTTGCAAATCAAGTTCGTCAGTAAAGGCTCATTTAAGGCATTTTGAGGCTCGTCACTTTACAATTTCACTCGATGCCACTCTTACGTGTGGCTGTGTTATATCTCTTAAAGGTTTGGCTGTAaaataaaagtgtttttcaagttttttgggGTTTTCTTTGTGAGTAGTTCTACTTTAAAAGTAACCACATTTACCAGTATAATGTGACAGTTTCTCGGTGGTAGAACTGCATGTGACACAGAGAATAAACAGTTTCAGGCGATATAATGCAATACTAAAGAAACTAACAAGCAAATTGACATAATTAGGCTAGAGTTTCAAAATGCTAATGAAACTCCAAAGATCTCAGagaaaatttctatttaaaacTTCTAACCAATAACTGAGAATAAGCTTCATCTATATGTTAACGAAAGAAAATCCCTATTTCTTTGTGCCCTATTTTTAGAAACTCACCATGCATTCAGCGAGCCTTTTGGCCTTAGACGCTGAAACACTAGGAAGCTTAGGTATGTGGAACAGAGCTGTCGAtgtggtacaattgtaccgttTCTTTTAGAGTCTCAATGTGCCAGTACAATTCGGAAATTTTTCGATATAATATAGATTTTACGGTACATGTTGTTTTATTTGCTCGTTTGTGACTTGGACGTTTGTCCAAGttcaattttgtcaaaaattatttttttgttacggtAAATTTTTAACCGACTGTCTAGATGGTACAAATTAATTCTTgtagtaaaattttatattgtaattaattttaaatgtattaattttaatttgtaaattaattttacttgtaagtaaaaaaataggaaatatgTTTCCTAGTCAATATATCTTAAACTTTACCATAATTCATCACTGGAAAACTCTTCGATACAAAAAAAGAGCGTAAAACacgaaaagaaatgaaagtGATGGCAATTCGGGCTATTTTTTAACCTTAAGGAAATGAATATATGGTGGCGTTCCCCGATCACAGTACTTGAAATGCTTTTCATGCCAACATACTTTGTTGTAAAGTCCCTCACTGAAAAACTCTTCAATgcaaaaaaggtataaaacacgaaaagaaatgaaagtGATGGCAATTCGGGCTATTTTTTAACCTTAAGGAAATGAATATATGGTGGCGTTCCCCGATCACAGTACTTGAAATGCTTTTCATGCCAACATACTTTGTTGTAAAGTCCCTCACTGAAAAACTCTTCAATgcaaaaaaggtataaaacacgaaaagaaatgaaagtGATGGCAATTCGGGCTATTTTTTAACCTTAAGGAAATGAATATATGGTGGCGTTCCCCGATCACAGTACTTGAAATGCTTTTCATGCCAACATACTTTGTTGTAAAGTCCCTCACTGAAAAACTCTTCAATgcaaaaaaggtataaaacacgaaaagaaatgaaagtGATGGCAATTCGGGCTATTTTTTAACCTTAAGGAAATGAATATATGGTGGCGTTCCCCGATCACAGTACTTGAAATGCTTTTCATGCCAACATACTTTGTTGTAAAGTCCCTCACTGAAAAACTCTTCAATgcaaaaaaggtataaaacacgaaaagaaatgaaagtGATGGCAATTCGGGCTATTTTTTAACCTTAAGGAAATGAATATATGGTGGCGTTCCCCGATCACAGTACTTGAAATGCTTTTCATGCCAACATACTTTGTTGTAAAGTCCCTCACTGAAAAACTCTTCAATgcaaaaaaggtataaaacacgaaaagaaatgaaagtGATGGCAATTCTGGCTATTTATTTAACCTTAATGAAATGAATAAAGGGTGGCTTTCATCAACCGTATTGGGTGAAATACTTTTCCAGgccaatatattttaaatctcatCATATTTTATCTCTGAAAAAACTCTTTAATACAAAGAAGAGTGTACAGCACGGAAAGAGAAGAAAGTAATGGTAATTCTGGCTATTTTTGCAACCTTAAAGATTTCAATACAGGttgatttgaaaagaaaagaaagtaatCGTAATTACGGCTATTTGATCAACTTTAATGAAAAGAATATAGGATGGCTTTCCTAAGCCCCAGTGCATCATTAAATCATGCACAAATATCTAAAAGAAAGAATACATTATATAGTATTAACAGTCATTAAGATGTTAGATATATACATGGTAATGATACCCGTTATGtaaccacaaaaaaaagatatgcaacGAACTTCTTATTTGTGCACTTGACAAAACTTCTTGATAGGCAGTTGATAAAACTCGCAGACTTCCCTGAAAATAACATAGACACaatgttcatatttttatttttccgtcTTCCCACCACGCTTGGTACACTTTCACCACGCTTGGAACTTGACATCTGGTGTATGTAATTCTTGAAAGGGGGTGACCCCTaagcaaaatttcaatatttctcAAATCCAACACCCGCTAATCTCGACGAAGAATCAAATAAAACTGTAAAATCCATATCGTGCTGACAAAGATACAAACTCAAACCTGGCTTAGGCCCGCCTTAGAGAGTTAAAACATTCTCTGTTAAAAAGAATGTTCAAGCTTTTTTAGATGGCGTTAACCCTCAGCGTCCTAggttttaacttaatatttGCCTTCaatttaaacctaaaaaaagtgtttatgtttttttaagggGGGAGGCTTTAAATTTGCAGACTATAGTTTTAATCCAGACCATATGCAATTACTTTTCACAGAGTTGTTTACATCTGCATCATCGAGAGTTGCGTTCCAGATGGTAAGTTTTGCAAGTTTTACTCATACAATTCAGACTACACAATCCCGTTTTAATTTGTAAAGTCACTCCAAATATTGAAGCGTTgcgctatattttttttttcgttcttatAAACAATTCCTTACTAGGGTGCTGCTATCGCTGCAACCACGATT belongs to Artemia franciscana unplaced genomic scaffold, ASM3288406v1 Scaffold_1689, whole genome shotgun sequence and includes:
- the LOC136042665 gene encoding proton channel OtopLc-like, whose translation is MVLSALYAKMLIIMGVTFPISEIISPEFTDSSYSGFYIYLYVGSILYFGYVFWTLFRNRAEKTAKTYWNRFRSSLDRHPSMPNGSRQSSLGGAQSRSGTFNQLPTSKVYYCEEHVSFYLRIGAVAFGIGSMIYTGLEFGQYFEIDSSSKCHNILLAITPAARMLFTFIQMYFIFLSSKMPVKKNRTISYFGLMHIIATNLCVWLCVIVEETKHEIIHVYSDAHGSEGTNHLSFLSDDMITSNVKLGMEYSMATENIKENMTESYPGILNNTLIGVLQGLNTSESNVRIARAAKSPLEDESHPFHVFDDECRRTDVMGSLVQDASPFLFPCTIEYSLICAAISYLLWKNTGLSAIDNDSNLQRRSRHHYSVDCSKANKGLFLGIFVFVGTIISLILFFTLINRPEYVRMAILQVTFSRLAIYFVTIIATIAGMISIRKLRFDTTKEMELDDILLVMGQVGVFSYNVFIINAAYNHKDAGFDTYLGMAAALCSIIQAVAQSLFILDASRRYTTTKKEQKEKPGREIVTFLLVCNFAMWSINTMEKSKTETHPLQLEFYGSWPWIVITNISMPLAIFYRFHSTVCLCEIWKRSYKVKPDY